From a single Brassica oleracea var. oleracea cultivar TO1000 chromosome C5, BOL, whole genome shotgun sequence genomic region:
- the LOC106293303 gene encoding uncharacterized protein LOC106293303, giving the protein MATSRLARFITEVAPPQFVTVMRRRTAKVLDTIKEEEREVGTDHSIFSSSLTSKISPFTSPNPSSSSSSGLASASLCAGPTSFPVTENRSSFPVFKN; this is encoded by the coding sequence ATGGCGACCTCACGACTAGCAAGATTCATAACGGAGGTTGCGCCACCGCAGTTTGTCACGGTGATGCGGCGAAGAACGGCCAAAGTACTCGACACGATCAAGGAGGAAGAGAGAGAAGTTGGGACCGATCATTCCATATTTTCTTCTTCTTTGACTTCCAAAATCTCACCGTTCACTTCTCCTAATCCTTCTTCCTCCTCCTCCTCTGGTTTGGCTTCTGCTTCATTATGTGCGGGTCCGACCAGTTTTCCGGTGACGGAGAATCGGAGCTCTTTTCCGGTTTTCAAGAACTGA